GCAACCCATAGTTATTGTCATCGTTTTCCTCATCTTCAAAAGGGATGGAGCCCACATTTTTTCCATAGGTCACATCACCTACCAAAAATACATCCATATAAGGTCTCAGCCCATTGATGATTAATTCTGAGGCAGAGGCTGTACGCGAAGAGGTGATGATATAAACTCTATTTCCTTCTAAGGTTGCACCCAGATTTTCAGCTTTGGTTTTAAATGCGGTTTGGACATTACTCAACTCAGGAATATTGGTAGAAATAAAGTCATTGTATTTGGTCTTCGAAAATATGTCCTCGTCGGTCACGGCTGGGGCAATTAAGCTTGCCATATTTACCGCGGAGCTCACGAGTCCTCCACCGTTGTAGCGGAAGTCTACGATGAGGTGATTGATTTGTTGGGCCTTGAATGAGGCGAAAGCTGCATCTAGTTCATTGTCAAAGGCTTTGTCGCCGTTGCCAGCATCCGGCGCAAAGAAATTATAAATCACATACCCGATTTTTTCTGAGTCCACATTGAATACGGTATCCAGAAATATGGGGTTTTCGGACAACTGTACAGGAGTCAGCGAGATGTCGGCTTGGGCCTGATACCCACCTTCACTCTCATTAAATCTGATGTATGAAATAGTGTGGGTAGATTCTGTCCGTCCAAGTACTGTTCTGTAATTGTCTATATTCATGACGGTCCCGTTGATAGCTGTAATCACGTCTCCTCTGCGTAAACCTTCCGTAGCAGCTGGACTGTTTTTCTTTACATAGGATATTTCTGCTACTACATCGTCGCTGGTGGAGGAGGCTCTATACAGGGTGTATTCATAGCCTGCATCCAGGGAAATACCGCTTAGGTTATTGATCAACTCCTGGTAGTCTGGATATATGGCAGAAAACCTATCGGTAGGTCGAAACAGTAATGATTCATAATAGTCTTCAGGTTCAGAAGTCGCAGCGATTGGAGTTCTCATGTTTTCATTCCAATAGTAGACTTCATTCATGACAGCTCGAATCCAACCGTTTATTTCTGTTTCCAGGGTGTTTTCCGGAACTACCGGCGGCTCTACTACAGGATCCATTTCATCGTCCTTGTCACAGCTCCACAGCAATCCGCTCAGAATTACATAGAAGCAAGCCTTTAAGATTTGGTTAGATTTCATATTTGGGAAATTTGGATGATTGTAAGCACGGTATTCAAACGCCTACGGATATGCTTATGTTTTCAATAAGTAGAACCATAAGAGACGTCATGTGTTTGACTGTCTTTAAGTTCTCCGTTTTCACATTTCAATACTCTATAAGGGTACTTACGAAGTAAATCATAATTATGGGTTGCCATTAATATAGCAGTTCCTTTTTTATTTATTTCCTGGAAGAGCTTAAAAATTCCATCCGCTACGTCTGGATCTAAGTTTCCGGTAGGCTCATCGGCAAGCAAAATGGATGGTTCATTCAGCAAAGCCCTGGCGATCACCACTCGCTGCTGCTCTCCTCCGGAAAGCTGGTGAGGCATTTTGCTGGATGCGTTGTTCAGTCCCACCAGCAGCAGTACTTCTGCCATTCTAGCATTTATTTTTGCTTTGTCTTTCCAGCCTGTGGCCCGCATGACAAAGGCTAGGTTCTCAGCTACTGAGCGGTCATTAAAAAGTTGGAAATCCTGAAAAATAATCCCGATTTTTCTTCTCAGGTAGGGGACATCTTTTGTTTTGATGTTTTCTAAATTAAAGCCGGCCACTTCTGCACTCCCGCTTCTCAGTTCCAAGTCTGCATAGAGGGTCTTGAGCAAGGAACTTTTGCCGGAGCCGGTTCTACCGATCAAAAAGACAAATTCATGCTGCTCCACCGAGAAGTTGACATTGGAGAGTATAGGGTCGACTCCTTGAAATATGGTAGCCTGGTTGACCTGCAATACGGGTTGAGTACTGAAATCCATTCTTATAATTCTAGTTTTTGCAATTTTCCAAAAGGTAGTTCTTTGATCAACGCTTCCAGCTCGTCTTCCTTTCCTCCCAGTCCGAATTTTTCTATTTTCTTTAAAGGCCTGTCTGCTCTGAAGTAGGCAACCAGCACAAAGTTTTCATCCCGGATCTGGATGTAATCTGGAATTTTAGCTTTGCCTTTTACTTTGATGATATACATAAGGGAAATTGAAAAAAGACCGACAATTGCCGGTCTTTTGTGTGATTATTTTCCAGCAGCTTTTGCATGGTCTGCCAAAAATGTTGCCAAACCGGAGTCTGTAAGTGGATGTTTGAGCAAGCTGGTGATTACCTTCAATGGGCAGGTCACTACATCTGCTCCCACTTCAGCACATTTCAGCAGGTGCATGCTGTGTCTTACCGAGGCAGCCAATACTTCGGTTTCGAAGCCGTAGTTTCCATAAATATGCACGATCTGACTGATCAGCTCCATGCCGTCATAGGAAATATCATCCAGTCTTCCGATGAATGGGGATACATAGGATGCTCCAGCTTTGGCGGCCAATAGCGCCTGGCCTGCAGAGAAGATTAGGGTGCAGTTGGTACGGATTCCTTCGCTATTGAAGTATTTCAAAGCCTTTACTCCGTCCTTGATCATTGGGATTTTTACCACAATTTTATCATCGATTTTTGCAAGCTCCTTACCCTCCTTGATCATTCCTTCAAAATCCGTGGAGATCACTTCTGCACTGACTTTGTCATCTACTATGTCGCAGATGGCTTTGTAGTGTGCTCTTACATTTTCGTCACCGCTTATGCCCTCTTTGGCCATTAACGATGGGTTAGTAGTTACACCGTCTAGTACACCCAGGTCATAGGCTTCCTGGATATCATTGAGATTGGCGGTGTCAATAAAGAATTTCATGGTTTAATGAGTTTGATTATTCCGAACAAAGTTAGAAGATAAATCAGGATATGGAATCGATGATCCGCCCTTATGAAAAAAAATGGGCAAAAAAAAAGCGGCATCGCACCGCTACAACCGTCTACCCTTGCTTCCTTCCGGACCTGGGGGATTCAACAGGAGCTGGTCGTGCCGCCGGCGCAAAGGTAAGGAGAAATTAATTTATTACAATAATCTTGGTCAGGATTGCCTGATCATCTGCTTTTGTCACTGAGTGTGAGGTGAATTAATTTCAAATTCAAGATTTGAAATTTCGGATTACTTGGTTTTCGCCAGGTGAAGTTGGAATTCCAGCACATTGCAGTGGATGAAGTCATCCTCGGCCAGATCCTCAAATATCTCCTCGTCAAATTCCATTTCCGTTTTTTCTATTTTCCCATCCGGGTGTACGATCAGTTCTATCCCTGTGAAAGTATCGGGGTTGACCTGTACCAATACCTGGTAATCCTCAAAAACCCGCTTGAAATATTGTGAA
This genomic window from Algoriphagus sp. TR-M9 contains:
- a CDS encoding S41 family peptidase is translated as MKSNQILKACFYVILSGLLWSCDKDDEMDPVVEPPVVPENTLETEINGWIRAVMNEVYYWNENMRTPIAATSEPEDYYESLLFRPTDRFSAIYPDYQELINNLSGISLDAGYEYTLYRASSTSDDVVAEISYVKKNSPAATEGLRRGDVITAINGTVMNIDNYRTVLGRTESTHTISYIRFNESEGGYQAQADISLTPVQLSENPIFLDTVFNVDSEKIGYVIYNFFAPDAGNGDKAFDNELDAAFASFKAQQINHLIVDFRYNGGGLVSSAVNMASLIAPAVTDEDIFSKTKYNDFISTNIPELSNVQTAFKTKAENLGATLEGNRVYIITSSRTASASELIINGLRPYMDVFLVGDVTYGKNVGSIPFEDEENDDNNYGLLPIVTRSFNSLDESDYINGFEPNVEAFEYEERLRPLGDINEYLLRTTIEQITGTASSARIEKLDRVDIGSTLDNKIRQGRMIESNPFK
- a CDS encoding cell division ATP-binding protein FtsE is translated as MDFSTQPVLQVNQATIFQGVDPILSNVNFSVEQHEFVFLIGRTGSGKSSLLKTLYADLELRSGSAEVAGFNLENIKTKDVPYLRRKIGIIFQDFQLFNDRSVAENLAFVMRATGWKDKAKINARMAEVLLLVGLNNASSKMPHQLSGGEQQRVVIARALLNEPSILLADEPTGNLDPDVADGIFKLFQEINKKGTAILMATHNYDLLRKYPYRVLKCENGELKDSQTHDVSYGSTY
- a CDS encoding fructose-6-phosphate aldolase; translated protein: MYIIKVKGKAKIPDYIQIRDENFVLVAYFRADRPLKKIEKFGLGGKEDELEALIKELPFGKLQKLEL
- the fsa gene encoding fructose-6-phosphate aldolase; translation: MKFFIDTANLNDIQEAYDLGVLDGVTTNPSLMAKEGISGDENVRAHYKAICDIVDDKVSAEVISTDFEGMIKEGKELAKIDDKIVVKIPMIKDGVKALKYFNSEGIRTNCTLIFSAGQALLAAKAGASYVSPFIGRLDDISYDGMELISQIVHIYGNYGFETEVLAASVRHSMHLLKCAEVGADVVTCPLKVITSLLKHPLTDSGLATFLADHAKAAGK